Proteins co-encoded in one Ruegeria sp. HKCCD4315 genomic window:
- a CDS encoding DUF3299 domain-containing protein: protein MRNWLRSIIVAGLVWCAPPALAANGVAVDWADLPDPSAQVFEDPYRDLSPEQFDDVLFVVRLRGRMEQGNGSEEERQKWQELLAETEDALAAEDIDIDWLLDQREVVTERRRKAATDGNPQHNGQTVTLAGFAIPAPSDPDGRPVAYLVPERGMCSHMPPPPPNQMIRVRLNDDWAPSYYHEPVRLTGRLTIDPSVQSMMVVDGLMPMSATFQLETDSVETLETEADRLEWKQRAADRIRAAGDRKTGGARASE from the coding sequence ATGCGCAATTGGTTACGATCCATAATAGTCGCAGGGTTGGTTTGGTGTGCTCCCCCCGCGTTGGCCGCGAATGGGGTTGCGGTGGACTGGGCGGACCTTCCAGACCCATCCGCGCAAGTCTTTGAAGACCCTTATCGAGATCTCAGCCCGGAACAGTTCGACGATGTTCTGTTTGTTGTCCGACTGCGCGGCAGGATGGAGCAGGGCAATGGCAGCGAAGAAGAACGGCAGAAATGGCAAGAACTGCTGGCTGAGACTGAGGATGCTTTGGCCGCAGAGGACATTGATATCGACTGGCTGCTCGATCAGCGAGAGGTCGTGACAGAACGCCGAAGAAAAGCAGCAACGGATGGAAATCCGCAACATAACGGCCAGACCGTCACACTGGCCGGCTTTGCCATTCCAGCCCCAAGTGATCCTGACGGGCGACCTGTGGCCTACTTGGTGCCAGAGCGTGGGATGTGCAGCCACATGCCTCCGCCTCCTCCTAACCAGATGATCCGTGTGCGGTTGAACGACGATTGGGCACCCAGCTATTATCATGAACCGGTAAGACTGACGGGCAGGCTGACAATTGACCCGTCCGTTCAGAGCATGATGGTCGTGGATGGCCTGATGCCCATGAGCGCGACATTCCAACTGGAAACGGACAGTGTTGAAACCCTAGAAACCGAGGCGGACAGGTTGGAGTGGAAACAGCGTGCCGCTGATCGCATCCGCGCGGCGGGTGATCGCAAGACGGGCGGGGCAAGAGCGTCCGAATGA
- a CDS encoding carbohydrate porin yields MIKNLLTALVISSAGTASAQGLSGPSSVQAELEPGDGLTDPQYRSDFPRNVAPGWFTWKDRLAEDGFRFNIDYLALGQTTNADLGTGEAAGGIARFYGSWQATERGSVTFKIEQRHSYTGVAPQFLGLDGGALSITGTAFNDNGLLLTNLFWTQRAENGSWTLQVGQIDVTDFVDIYGLVSPYSGFQNLSFNTNPTINTPNQGLGIAGGVKLSEKLYAVASVSDANADPSDPNFDVFSDGNLFKSLELGYTSGFDRIYFDNIHLTLWHADAADDGSRAEDYGAAFSAAWFVDNKWMPFFRAGASKGTAALYDRSISAGLGYYGRNTDLAGVGLNWAEARGIDGTQFTLEAFYRFSISPGLQITPSVQFISNPLLNPTQDSITLFGLRTRVVF; encoded by the coding sequence ATGATAAAGAACCTGCTTACTGCCTTGGTAATTTCATCTGCTGGCACGGCCTCGGCCCAAGGATTGTCCGGCCCTTCTTCGGTGCAAGCCGAGCTTGAACCCGGCGACGGATTGACCGATCCGCAATACCGTTCAGATTTTCCGCGCAACGTAGCCCCGGGTTGGTTTACGTGGAAAGACCGGCTGGCCGAGGACGGGTTTCGATTCAACATTGATTACTTGGCGCTTGGCCAAACCACAAATGCTGATCTGGGCACCGGTGAAGCGGCCGGTGGAATTGCTCGGTTCTATGGCAGTTGGCAGGCAACCGAGCGTGGTTCTGTGACATTCAAGATCGAGCAGCGACACAGTTATACCGGCGTTGCCCCCCAATTTCTCGGGCTTGATGGTGGTGCCCTCTCTATCACGGGGACAGCGTTCAACGACAACGGTTTGTTACTTACCAACCTGTTTTGGACCCAAAGGGCCGAGAACGGGTCGTGGACGCTGCAAGTTGGGCAGATTGATGTCACGGACTTCGTGGACATCTATGGGTTGGTCAGTCCCTACAGCGGATTCCAGAACCTGTCCTTCAACACCAACCCGACGATCAATACACCCAATCAAGGATTGGGGATCGCGGGTGGGGTTAAGCTAAGCGAAAAACTCTACGCAGTTGCGAGCGTGTCGGACGCGAACGCAGACCCGTCTGACCCAAATTTCGATGTGTTCAGCGACGGCAATCTCTTCAAATCACTCGAACTTGGGTACACTTCCGGCTTTGATCGTATCTATTTCGACAATATCCATTTGACCCTCTGGCATGCGGATGCGGCTGATGATGGCAGCCGAGCGGAAGACTATGGCGCTGCATTTTCTGCGGCATGGTTTGTCGACAATAAGTGGATGCCGTTCTTTCGGGCAGGGGCCTCAAAAGGAACAGCAGCTCTTTACGATCGGTCGATATCTGCCGGTCTGGGATATTACGGTCGCAATACCGATTTGGCTGGTGTTGGCCTGAACTGGGCCGAAGCCAGGGGCATAGACGGGACACAGTTCACGCTTGAAGCTTTCTACCGGTTTTCAATCTCACCGGGATTGCAGATCACACCATCGGTGCAGTTCATTTCCAACCCGCTGCTGAACCCCACTCAGGACAGCATTACGCTGTTCGGCCTAAGAACCCGGGTCGTTTTTTGA
- a CDS encoding membrane dipeptidase has translation MKTLLAVSAIAITFGGALHASEESKTWEASEEAKQFVQDTIVLGMLASPYGTGWTEDEQLHTYFARARENGITGHEMTLAAADMSFDTFLDQHYHFRAAMAQQPENYLIVNETRDIEAAHIQGKTAVIWNSQTATILDGDLRKMAVLKDIGIKSMILAYNDIFRTGSGQLAAYNGRDIGLTPWGKSVIDEMVRFGILLDLSHTGSKTANDAMDYMDENYPGVPYVYTHSVPAGLYANGPNATLKGCYRAIPDDEALRAAKSGGYVSPTFTEWMMDGVWPEDISPKQAADMIDYYVQLVGVDHVGIATDDMFSLELVVQWATANASMYDDGGYMIDAFNKGATGNGELAKILAAITDDLWARGYSNEDLAKIYGGNKMRVYAQVWEGKPPEQFLKEYPERLLLRKELRDGFYSR, from the coding sequence ATGAAGACCCTGTTGGCCGTAAGCGCCATAGCGATCACTTTTGGTGGCGCGTTACATGCGAGCGAGGAAAGCAAGACGTGGGAGGCGTCAGAAGAGGCGAAGCAGTTTGTGCAGGACACAATTGTCCTCGGCATGTTGGCCAGCCCCTATGGCACTGGCTGGACTGAAGACGAGCAGCTGCACACTTACTTCGCGCGTGCGCGGGAAAACGGTATCACCGGGCATGAGATGACGCTTGCCGCTGCGGATATGTCTTTCGACACCTTTCTTGATCAACATTACCACTTCCGTGCTGCCATGGCCCAGCAACCGGAAAACTATCTCATCGTGAATGAAACCCGTGATATTGAAGCTGCCCACATACAGGGCAAGACGGCGGTGATCTGGAACAGCCAAACGGCCACGATTTTGGACGGCGACCTGAGGAAGATGGCCGTGCTCAAGGACATAGGGATCAAAAGTATGATCCTGGCTTACAATGACATTTTCCGAACTGGTTCTGGGCAGTTGGCGGCCTATAACGGCCGCGACATTGGTCTGACCCCCTGGGGGAAGTCGGTCATCGATGAAATGGTCAGGTTTGGCATCCTCCTGGACCTAAGCCATACGGGCTCGAAAACGGCCAATGACGCCATGGACTACATGGATGAGAACTATCCCGGCGTGCCCTATGTTTACACGCACTCGGTTCCTGCAGGGTTGTACGCGAATGGGCCCAATGCGACGCTAAAAGGGTGTTATCGGGCCATTCCCGACGATGAGGCGCTGCGCGCGGCCAAGTCCGGTGGCTACGTTTCCCCAACGTTCACAGAATGGATGATGGACGGTGTCTGGCCCGAGGATATCTCACCTAAGCAGGCCGCTGATATGATCGACTATTATGTCCAGCTTGTGGGTGTTGACCACGTTGGAATTGCAACGGATGACATGTTCTCGCTTGAACTTGTCGTGCAATGGGCGACCGCAAACGCGAGTATGTACGACGATGGCGGCTATATGATCGATGCGTTCAACAAAGGAGCGACCGGTAACGGCGAACTGGCCAAAATCCTTGCGGCAATTACCGATGACCTTTGGGCCCGTGGCTATTCCAACGAAGACCTTGCAAAGATATATGGCGGTAACAAGATGCGGGTCTACGCGCAGGTATGGGAAGGCAAGCCACCCGAACAGTTTCTGAAGGAATACCCTGAGCGTCTGCTTTTGAGAAAAGAACTTCGAGATGGGTTCTATTCGCGATAG
- a CDS encoding circularly permuted type 2 ATP-grasp protein, whose translation MSVYFDEMFNGDGSLRGPYEEIGRWFNAEDASRLRAKQREAEEVFRLTGITFNVYGKAEAEERLIPFDIVPRVISTREWQRLERGIEQRVRAINAFLHDIYHRQEIVRAGRVPAEMIAGNEAFLPQMLGVSPPGQVYTHIVGVDLVRTGPDEFFVLEDNARTPSGVSYMLENRETMLKMFPELFSSTNVRNVSDYPRNLRRSLAACAPACADGEPTVAVLTPGIYNSAYYEHAFLADQMAVELVEGHDLRVVDGRVCMRTTRGYTPIDVLYRRVDDDFLDPLNFNPDSALGVPGILDVYRAGGITIANAPGTGIADDKAIYSYMPEIVEFYTGEKPLLQNVPTWRCSDPGSLSYVLDNLSELVVKEVHGSGGYGMLIGPTASKKEISAFRDKLKSRPANYIAQPTLSLSTVPIFARSGLAPRHVDLRPFVLVSPEGINITPGGLTRVALKKGSLVVNSSQGGGTKDTWVLED comes from the coding sequence ATGAGTGTGTATTTTGATGAAATGTTCAACGGCGATGGATCGCTCAGAGGTCCATACGAAGAGATCGGCCGCTGGTTCAATGCGGAAGACGCATCACGACTGAGGGCGAAACAGCGCGAAGCCGAAGAGGTTTTCAGGCTGACGGGTATAACTTTTAACGTCTACGGCAAAGCCGAGGCCGAGGAACGCCTGATACCGTTTGATATCGTGCCACGAGTCATTTCAACGCGCGAATGGCAGCGGCTGGAACGCGGTATCGAACAGCGGGTGCGGGCAATCAACGCATTTCTACACGACATTTATCACCGTCAGGAAATAGTCCGGGCCGGGCGTGTGCCGGCTGAGATGATTGCCGGAAATGAAGCGTTCCTGCCGCAGATGCTTGGTGTCTCACCGCCCGGTCAGGTTTATACGCACATTGTCGGCGTCGATCTGGTGCGAACCGGCCCAGACGAGTTTTTCGTACTGGAAGACAACGCCCGAACGCCATCCGGGGTCAGCTATATGCTGGAGAACCGGGAGACGATGCTGAAGATGTTCCCTGAGCTTTTTAGCTCGACCAATGTTCGGAATGTTTCTGACTACCCCCGCAATCTACGACGGTCGCTGGCGGCCTGTGCACCGGCTTGTGCAGACGGGGAACCCACTGTCGCGGTTTTAACCCCAGGCATCTATAATTCGGCCTATTACGAACATGCGTTTCTTGCTGATCAGATGGCCGTGGAATTGGTTGAAGGTCACGACCTGCGGGTTGTCGACGGACGCGTCTGCATGCGCACCACCAGAGGCTATACTCCCATCGACGTGCTTTATCGCCGGGTTGATGACGACTTCCTGGATCCGCTGAATTTCAACCCTGATAGCGCATTGGGCGTGCCTGGCATTCTGGACGTTTACCGCGCAGGCGGCATCACAATCGCCAATGCGCCCGGAACGGGTATTGCCGATGACAAGGCGATCTATTCCTACATGCCCGAGATCGTTGAGTTCTACACGGGCGAGAAGCCTCTGCTTCAGAATGTTCCTACCTGGCGGTGCAGTGACCCCGGCTCTTTGTCTTATGTACTGGACAATCTTTCCGAGCTTGTTGTGAAAGAAGTGCACGGGTCTGGCGGCTACGGGATGTTGATCGGCCCGACTGCCAGCAAGAAGGAGATTTCGGCTTTCCGCGACAAGCTCAAATCGCGGCCAGCCAACTATATTGCTCAACCGACCTTATCGCTCTCGACGGTGCCGATTTTCGCGCGTTCGGGCCTTGCCCCCAGACATGTCGATTTGCGTCCGTTCGTTTTGGTGTCACCTGAAGGGATCAATATCACACCCGGCGGCCTGACCCGCGTAGCGCTGAAGAAAGGGTCACTGGTCGTGAACTCGAGCCAGGGTGGCGGGACCAAAGACACTTGGGTTCTGGAGGACTGA
- a CDS encoding alpha-E domain-containing protein: MLGKTAGGLFWMSRYLERAENTARLLETGQRMALTRTKNSAEEWGSVLKTAGVLDGYHAKYDDISKENAVDWMLRDADNPSSIKSVIKQARDNARLVRTALTHDVWSAVNATWMQIDEVMKRRVNERDLPATLELIRQQAALVRGATLGTMLRNDIFDFTRIGTFVERADNTGRILDVKYYVLLPTAFSVGSSLDNIQWESILRSVGAGGGYRMTHGEKTRPSDIARFLILDQRMPRSLHFCCRKIQENLSYLKKDYGFAGPSCEASNALYEKYLDQKISDIFEFGLHEYIQDFLTDLGNLSRQIEIDYRFYE; this comes from the coding sequence ATGCTGGGAAAAACTGCTGGTGGGTTGTTCTGGATGTCCCGGTACCTGGAGCGAGCGGAAAACACGGCCAGGCTGCTGGAAACAGGTCAGAGGATGGCGTTGACCCGTACTAAGAACTCCGCCGAAGAATGGGGCTCTGTTCTGAAGACGGCCGGGGTTCTGGACGGGTATCACGCCAAATACGATGACATCTCAAAAGAGAATGCCGTCGATTGGATGCTGCGTGACGCTGACAACCCGTCCTCGATCAAGTCGGTTATCAAGCAAGCACGAGACAACGCGCGCCTTGTTCGAACCGCGCTGACCCACGATGTCTGGAGTGCTGTAAATGCGACTTGGATGCAGATTGATGAGGTCATGAAGCGGCGTGTGAATGAGCGGGACCTGCCAGCGACGCTGGAGCTTATTCGGCAACAGGCGGCTTTGGTCCGTGGTGCCACATTGGGAACAATGCTGCGCAATGACATTTTCGACTTCACCCGCATTGGCACATTTGTCGAGCGGGCCGACAATACCGGGCGCATTCTGGACGTGAAATACTATGTACTTCTGCCCACAGCCTTCTCGGTCGGCTCGTCCTTGGACAACATCCAATGGGAAAGCATCCTCCGGTCCGTCGGCGCAGGCGGGGGGTATCGAATGACCCATGGCGAAAAAACCCGACCGTCAGATATTGCCCGGTTCCTGATCCTGGATCAGCGGATGCCGCGCAGTCTTCACTTCTGCTGCAGAAAGATTCAAGAGAACCTGTCTTACCTGAAGAAGGACTATGGTTTTGCCGGACCGTCATGCGAGGCGTCAAATGCTCTCTACGAAAAATACCTGGACCAGAAGATTTCCGATATCTTTGAATTTGGGCTCCATGAGTACATTCAGGATTTTTTGACGGATCTCGGCAACTTAAGCCGTCAAATCGAGATTGATTACCGGTTCTACGAGTAG
- a CDS encoding transglutaminase family protein, translating into MKLHIRHETRYDFDAPVPFGLQQLRKTPKSFRNQSIESWNTEITGGRKELTFEDYHRNTVELISFETNTQSISLISEGVVEVEDTNGILGRHEGSTPLWLFKRGTQQTTPGKGVAELIAALPKGEPLEQMHALSEKIRVQVAYEIGSSHPGWSAEDALKAGRGVCQDHTHIFITCARQIGVPARYVSGYLMMNETELQDATHAWAEVHLDGLGWVGFDVSNGISPDDRYVRVATGLDYAQAAPVIGNRIGTAGEQLTVQLQVAQQ; encoded by the coding sequence ATGAAACTGCACATTCGACACGAGACACGATACGATTTCGACGCGCCGGTTCCCTTCGGGCTGCAGCAGCTGAGGAAGACGCCAAAGTCATTTCGCAATCAAAGCATTGAAAGCTGGAACACCGAAATCACCGGCGGGCGCAAAGAACTGACGTTTGAAGACTACCATCGCAACACCGTGGAATTGATCAGTTTCGAAACAAACACCCAAAGTATTTCGTTGATCTCTGAAGGTGTTGTTGAGGTGGAAGACACCAATGGCATCTTGGGGCGTCACGAAGGGTCGACGCCCTTGTGGTTGTTCAAAAGGGGAACCCAGCAGACAACGCCGGGAAAAGGGGTTGCCGAACTGATAGCCGCATTACCCAAAGGCGAACCGCTGGAGCAGATGCATGCTCTTTCCGAAAAAATTCGAGTTCAGGTCGCGTACGAAATTGGTAGTTCGCACCCGGGCTGGAGCGCAGAAGATGCCCTCAAAGCTGGGCGCGGCGTGTGTCAGGACCACACGCATATCTTCATTACATGCGCGCGACAGATCGGAGTGCCAGCGCGCTATGTATCCGGTTATTTGATGATGAACGAAACGGAACTGCAAGACGCGACCCATGCCTGGGCAGAGGTGCATTTGGACGGGCTTGGCTGGGTCGGGTTTGATGTTTCTAACGGGATCTCACCTGACGATCGTTACGTCCGCGTTGCAACCGGGCTGGACTATGCCCAAGCCGCACCGGTAATAGGGAACAGAATTGGTACAGCGGGCGAGCAATTGACAGTGCAGTTGCAGGTCGCACAGCAGTAA
- a CDS encoding peptidase: MTYAVGMRLNRGLVFMSDTRTNAGVDNVSTFNKMFNWTVEGDRSITILTAGNLATTQATISLLEERTKVPEERSPSILEAPTMFQVAQLVAATLNDVIEEHARSGQQADSAFHATLIVGGQIKGGPSRLFLIYPEGNFIEAGDDTPFFQIGETKYGRPILVRAYDPEMSFPETVKLLLVSFDSTIKANLSVGAPLDMLLYDEDSLDGGTRSRFEADDQYFRSVSDGWGDALKSALAKLPEYRLGRKSND; this comes from the coding sequence ATGACCTATGCTGTGGGCATGCGGCTGAATCGCGGGCTGGTGTTCATGTCCGATACGCGCACGAATGCAGGCGTGGACAATGTTTCGACCTTCAACAAGATGTTCAATTGGACAGTCGAGGGGGATCGGTCGATCACAATCCTAACAGCCGGAAACCTTGCGACCACTCAGGCCACAATAAGCCTTCTGGAAGAACGTACAAAAGTGCCGGAAGAACGCTCGCCGTCCATACTGGAAGCGCCGACAATGTTTCAAGTCGCGCAACTGGTCGCGGCTACACTGAACGACGTCATCGAGGAACATGCCAGATCCGGTCAGCAAGCTGACAGCGCTTTTCACGCGACACTCATTGTTGGAGGTCAGATCAAGGGCGGCCCGTCTCGCCTGTTTCTGATCTACCCTGAGGGCAACTTCATCGAGGCCGGTGATGACACCCCGTTCTTTCAGATCGGAGAGACAAAATATGGTCGCCCGATTCTGGTGCGCGCCTATGATCCGGAAATGAGCTTCCCAGAAACCGTAAAACTCTTGCTGGTCAGCTTTGACTCTACGATTAAGGCCAATCTGTCTGTCGGGGCTCCGCTTGACATGCTTCTCTACGATGAAGACAGCCTTGACGGCGGTACGCGGTCAAGATTCGAAGCTGACGACCAGTACTTTCGCAGTGTTTCCGATGGATGGGGTGACGCGTTGAAATCGGCCTTGGCCAAACTTCCAGAATACAGATTGGGGCGAAAGTCAAACGATTGA
- a CDS encoding site-specific integrase, translating to MSVLRKYRDNVTSEKRCADNESYAINGFLRKYSKLANRKVNKLRSADFVHYRDQRIKSMKAATVVRELGWLQHALDVACEDWGQNLPQGNLVKPVRRPKIDNRRERRLQEGEWQALLGAVNQARSPFMKPLLTLALETGMRRGELLSIQWRHVGIERRTVFLPQTKNGRARTVPLSPNAVAVLMGLPRGEDRCFPLSGNSVRLAFERLRQRAGVVDLTFHDIRHEAVSRFVESGLSLVQVQMISGHRDLRMLMRYTHLQADDIVAKLAAVEHV from the coding sequence GTGAGTGTGCTGCGAAAATACCGAGATAACGTCACTAGCGAGAAACGGTGTGCGGACAATGAAAGCTATGCAATAAATGGGTTCCTGCGGAAGTACTCCAAGCTAGCCAACAGGAAGGTCAACAAGCTGCGATCCGCTGACTTTGTCCACTATCGTGACCAGCGCATTAAATCCATGAAGGCGGCGACTGTGGTGAGGGAACTGGGTTGGCTGCAGCACGCCCTTGATGTCGCCTGCGAGGATTGGGGGCAGAACCTGCCACAGGGGAACCTGGTCAAGCCTGTCCGGCGACCCAAGATCGACAACCGCCGCGAGAGGCGATTGCAGGAGGGAGAATGGCAGGCTTTGTTGGGTGCCGTGAACCAAGCTCGGTCTCCTTTTATGAAGCCGTTGCTGACGCTGGCTTTGGAGACCGGGATGCGACGCGGTGAATTGCTGTCGATACAATGGAGGCATGTAGGCATTGAGCGTCGGACAGTGTTCTTGCCGCAAACAAAAAACGGTCGCGCCCGTACAGTGCCTCTCAGCCCGAATGCCGTTGCCGTATTGATGGGCCTGCCACGCGGAGAGGACCGTTGTTTCCCCCTGTCTGGTAACTCTGTGCGATTGGCCTTTGAACGCCTCAGACAACGTGCAGGTGTGGTTGACCTTACATTTCATGATATTCGGCACGAGGCCGTGTCCCGCTTTGTGGAAAGCGGTTTATCGTTGGTGCAGGTCCAAATGATCAGCGGACATCGGGATTTGCGGATGCTGATGCGTTACACCCACCTGCAGGCCGATGACATCGTGGCAAAGTTGGCAGCCGTCGAACATGTCTAA
- the modA gene encoding molybdate ABC transporter substrate-binding protein, translating into MTLTFTRRFWMVALVLGVLALAPVRAGAEGVLVFAAASLKTALDEIAESYETETGHRVTVSYAASSVLARQIQQGAPADVFISANPDWMDILEQDGLIRANSRVDLLGNGLVVIGATGRESWGEIQPGHDLKAELNGGFLAMALVDAVPAGIYGKAALQNLNQWDALQDHVAQTDNVRAALALVAAGAAPLGIVYRSDAQVETRVSVLATFPDDLHPEIIYPAAVTSSAQGRAQAFLDHLRGDAALSVFQEQGFSLPGG; encoded by the coding sequence ATGACCCTAACCTTCACCCGCCGTTTCTGGATGGTGGCACTGGTCTTAGGTGTATTGGCGTTGGCGCCAGTCCGCGCCGGGGCCGAAGGTGTTTTGGTTTTTGCAGCGGCGAGTCTGAAGACAGCGCTGGACGAGATTGCTGAAAGCTATGAAACGGAAACGGGGCACCGTGTCACGGTTTCTTACGCGGCATCGTCGGTACTGGCGAGACAAATTCAGCAGGGCGCGCCTGCGGACGTGTTCATCTCGGCGAATCCTGACTGGATGGACATACTGGAGCAGGACGGTTTGATCCGGGCGAATTCACGGGTGGATTTGCTGGGCAATGGTCTGGTTGTGATTGGTGCGACAGGTCGAGAAAGTTGGGGAGAGATCCAACCTGGTCACGACCTAAAGGCTGAATTGAATGGCGGTTTTCTGGCGATGGCCCTGGTTGATGCCGTGCCAGCAGGTATCTACGGCAAAGCCGCGTTGCAAAACCTGAATCAATGGGACGCATTACAGGACCATGTGGCGCAGACCGACAATGTGCGCGCAGCTCTGGCACTTGTGGCGGCAGGGGCTGCGCCCTTGGGTATTGTGTATCGATCAGATGCACAGGTGGAAACACGGGTCAGTGTTTTGGCGACGTTTCCCGACGACCTGCATCCTGAGATCATATATCCAGCGGCCGTCACATCATCTGCACAGGGTAGAGCACAGGCCTTTCTGGATCATTTGCGCGGCGATGCGGCGTTGTCCGTTTTTCAAGAGCAGGGGTTTTCCCTGCCGGGCGGGTGA